The following proteins are co-located in the Primulina tabacum isolate GXHZ01 chromosome 11, ASM2559414v2, whole genome shotgun sequence genome:
- the LOC142517689 gene encoding peptidyl-prolyl cis-trans isomerase FKBP42-like isoform X1, whose amino-acid sequence MVELEEQRVPSPDRDGDDEIVAEGASVVHGELPQDDSGPPKVSSAVEVLHEKVTKQIIKEGHGQKPSKYSTCFLHYRAWTESTQHKFEDTWHEQQPLELILGKEKNEKTGLAIGISSMKSGERALLNVGWELGYGKEGNFSFPNVPPKADIVYEVELIGFDETKEGKARSDMTVEERIGAADRRKMNGNDLFKEDKLKEAMQQYEMAIAYMGDDFMFQLFGKYRDLALAVKNPCHLNMAACFIKLKRYEEAIAQCGIVLAEEENNVKALFRRGKARAELGQTDAAREDFMKARKFAPEDKAITRELRLLAEDDKAVYQKQKELYKGLFGSRPDPKPETKNGLVLIWYWLLSLFSRLFKKERRKAD is encoded by the exons ATGGTGGAATTGGAGGAGCAGCGAGTGCCTTCGCCAG ATCGAGATGGTGATGATGAAATTGTTGCTGAAGGTGCCTCAGTTGTGCATGGAGAACTTCCTCAAGATGACAGTGGCCCCCCTAAGGTTAGTTCTGCTGTGGAAGTTCTACATGAAAAAGTGACAAAGCAAATTATAAAGGAAGGCCATGGTCAGAAGCCATCAAAATATTCAACATGCTTTT TGCACTACAGGGCATGGACTGAAAGTACCCAACACAAGTTTGAAGATACATGGCATGAACAGCAACCCCTTGAGCTTATCCTAGGCAAAG AGAAAAACGAAAAGACTGGGTTGGCTATTGGAATTTCTAGCATGAAATCTGGAGAACGTGCATTGCTTAATGTCGGTTGGGAACTAGGATATGGAAAAGAAGGAAATTTTTCTTTTCCAAATGTTCCACCAAAGGCGGATATTGTGTATGAAGTTGAATTAATTGGTTTCGATGAAACCAAAGAA GGAAAAGCTCGCAGTGACATGACAGTAGAAGAGAGAATTGGTGCAGCAGATCGAAGAAAGATGAATGGGAATGATTTGTTCAAAGAGGATAAATTGAAGGAGGCAATGCAGCAGTATGAAATG GCCATAGCATACATGGGAGATGACTTCATGTTCCAGTTGTTTGGGAAGTACCGTGATTTGGCTTTGGCAGTAAAAAATCCTTGCCACCTTAATATGGCAGCCTGCTTCATAAAGCTCAAGCGCTATGAGGAAGCTATTGCCCAATGTGGTATT GTGTTGGCCGAGGAGGAGAACAATGTCAAAGCGTTGTTTCGACGTGGCAAGGCTAGAGCGGAACTTGGACAGACGGATGCTGCTCGTGAAGACTTCATGAAGGCCCGGAAATTTGCCCCTGAAGACAAAGCAATAACAAGAGAGTTACGCCTGCTAGCAGAAGATGACAAAGCTGTTTATCAGAAACAGAAGGAGCTCTACAAGGGATTATTTGGATCACGTCCAGATCCAAAACCAGAAACAAAAAATGGGCTTGTTTTGATTTGGTATTGGTTGCTGTCATTGTTCTCTCGACTTTTCAAGAAAGAGAGACGAAAGGCCGACTGA
- the LOC142517689 gene encoding peptidyl-prolyl cis-trans isomerase FKBP42-like isoform X2 produces MVELEEQRVPSPDRDGDDEIVAEGASVVHGELPQDDSGPPKVSSAVEVLHEKVTKQIIKEGHGQKPSKYSTCFLHYRAWTESTQHKFEDTWHEQQPLELILGKEKNEKTGLAIGISSMKSGERALLNVGWELGYGKEGNFSFPNVPPKADIVYEVELIGFDETKEGKARSDMTVEERIGAADRRKMNGNDLFKEDKLKEAMQQYEMAIAYMGDDFMFQLFGKYRDLALAVKNPCHLNMAACFIKLKRYEEAIAQCDLKDVAARCWPRRRTMSKRCFDVARLERNLDRRMLLVKTS; encoded by the exons ATGGTGGAATTGGAGGAGCAGCGAGTGCCTTCGCCAG ATCGAGATGGTGATGATGAAATTGTTGCTGAAGGTGCCTCAGTTGTGCATGGAGAACTTCCTCAAGATGACAGTGGCCCCCCTAAGGTTAGTTCTGCTGTGGAAGTTCTACATGAAAAAGTGACAAAGCAAATTATAAAGGAAGGCCATGGTCAGAAGCCATCAAAATATTCAACATGCTTTT TGCACTACAGGGCATGGACTGAAAGTACCCAACACAAGTTTGAAGATACATGGCATGAACAGCAACCCCTTGAGCTTATCCTAGGCAAAG AGAAAAACGAAAAGACTGGGTTGGCTATTGGAATTTCTAGCATGAAATCTGGAGAACGTGCATTGCTTAATGTCGGTTGGGAACTAGGATATGGAAAAGAAGGAAATTTTTCTTTTCCAAATGTTCCACCAAAGGCGGATATTGTGTATGAAGTTGAATTAATTGGTTTCGATGAAACCAAAGAA GGAAAAGCTCGCAGTGACATGACAGTAGAAGAGAGAATTGGTGCAGCAGATCGAAGAAAGATGAATGGGAATGATTTGTTCAAAGAGGATAAATTGAAGGAGGCAATGCAGCAGTATGAAATG GCCATAGCATACATGGGAGATGACTTCATGTTCCAGTTGTTTGGGAAGTACCGTGATTTGGCTTTGGCAGTAAAAAATCCTTGCCACCTTAATATGGCAGCCTGCTTCATAAAGCTCAAGCGCTATGAGGAAGCTATTGCCCAATGTG ACTTGAAAGATGTTGCGGCTAGGTGTTGGCCGAGGAGGAGAACAATGTCAAAGCGTTGTTTCGACGTGGCAAGGCTAGAGCGGAACTTGGACAGACGGATGCTGCTCGTGAAGACTTCATGA
- the LOC142517688 gene encoding sugar transporter ERD6-like 5, producing MEPEAIVDEATGSNSVPLLPRIISDVHGGERRSNSATMTGVLVFSTFVAVLGSFVFGSAVGFSSPAQSEILKDLGLSLAEYSLFGSISTIGAMVGAVVSGKVADLFGRRGAMGIALLFNVFGWLAIVFSKNALWLDIGRLSTGFGVGIISYVVPVYIAEITPKNLRGAFTAVNQLMICFGASVMYLVGNVITWRLLALTGIIPCVIQLVGLFFIPESPRWLAKNGRWDGSESSLVRLRGMRANILEEAAEIRDYTVTLEQFKESSIIELFQWKYAHSLAIGVGLMVLQQFGGVNAIAYYASSIFVSAGFSEKVGTTAMVVIQVPMTVLGVLLMDKSGRCPLLLVSAAGTCLGCFSIGLSFLLQDLKLWESSPFLSLGGVLIFTGSFSLGMGGIPWVIMSEIFPINVKGVAGSLVAVVSWFGSWIITYSFNFLAQWSFAGTFFIFSAICGFTIIFVIKLVPETKGRTLEEIQASLVSFGLAK from the exons ATGGAGCCGGAAGCCATAGTTGATGAAGCCACCGGTAGCAATAGCGTTCCTTTGCTTCCGAGGATAATTTCAGATGTCCACGGCGGCGAGCGGCGGAGCAATTCTGCCACCATGACCGGTGTTCTTGTGTTCAGCACCTTCGTCGCAGTCTTGGGTTCTTTTGTTTTTGGTTCTGCT GTGGGATTTTCATCCCCGGCGCAGTCTGAGATTCTTAAGGATCTAGGTCTATCCTTGGCAGAG TATTCATTGTTTGGCTCAATATCAACCATTGGAGCAATGGTTGGTGCAGTGGTTAGTGGGAAGGTAGCAGATCTCTTTGGGAGAAGAGGA GCCATGGGCATCGCACTGTTGTTTAACGTTTTTGGATGGCTTGCTATAGTCTTTTCAAAG AATGCTTTGTGGCTTGACATTGGAAGGTTGTCAACAGGATTTGGAGTCGGAATTATTTCTTATGTG GTACCTGTATATATAGCGGAAATAACACCGAAGAATCTCCGTGGAGCATTTACAGCAGTGAACCAG TTGATGATATGTTTTGGTGCCTCCGTAATGTATCTAGTTGGTAATGTCATAACATGGCGTCTCTTGGCTTTGACGG GAATTATCCCGTGTGTAATACAGCTTGTGGGCCTATTCTTCATTCCAGAGTCCCCCAGATGGCTG GCTAAGAATGGTCGGTGGGATGGCAGTGAATCATCTTTGGTGCGCTTGCGCGGGATGAGAGCTAACATTCTTGAAGAAGCTGCTGAAATTAGA GACTATACTGTAACTTTAGAACAATTCAAGGAATCCAGCATAATAGAGTTGTTCCAATGGAAATATGCTCACTCACTTGCT ATCGGGGTCGGCCTGATGGTGTTACAACAATTTGGAGGCGTCAATGCAATAGCATACTATGCAAGTTCTATATTTGTGTCAGCTG GTTTTTCAGAAAAAGTGGGCACGACAGCTATGGTTGTCATTCAG GTTCCAATGACTGTTTTAGGAGTCCTATTGATGGATAAGTCTGGGAGATGTCCACTGCTTTTG GTTTCAGCGGCAGGAACATGCTTGGGTTGTTTCTCGATTGGGTTATCATTCTTGTTACAG GACCTTAAACTATGGGAATCCAGCCCCTTTCTATCTCTTGGTGGAGTCTTG ATTTTTACGGGATCATTCTCTTTAGGCATGGGAGGCATTCCTTGGGTTATAATGTCAGAG ATATTTCCTATAAATGTGAAAGGTGTAGCTGGAAGCCTGGTGGCAGTGGTAAGCTGGTTTGGTTCTTGGATTATAACATATTCATTCAACTTTCTTGCACAGTGGAGCTTTGCAG gtacatttttcattttctcagCCATTTGTGGATTTACGATCATCTTTGTCATAAAGCTTGTTCCGGAAACGAAGGGACGTACATTGGAAGAAATACAGGCATCCTTGGTATCCTTCGGTTTAGCAAAGTAG
- the LOC142517896 gene encoding agamous-like MADS-box protein AGL15 — MDHTKNTEGKIAFIKRRACLIRKASELSTLCDSEIALFGYSKDGELFEYASSNMAKIMTRFEKCRRIKQGIPVNNDPERDEDLLREEMEKLKQDNDQHVSGMDLEGMGREDLRELEQQLDEGLLCIKDRKVWPINSTMELNKML; from the exons ATGGATCATACAAAGAATACCGAGGGTAAAATTGCGTTCATCAAGAGGCGTGCTTGTTTGATCAGGAAAGCTAGCGAGTTGTCTACTCTATGCGATTCAGAAATCGCCCTTTTCGGCTACTCCAAAGACGGGGAGTTGTTCGAGTATGCTAGTTCCAA CATGGCGAAGATAATGACAAGATTCGAAAAATGCCGGCGAATTAAACAAGGTATTCCGGTGAACAACGATCCAGAG AGGGACGAGGATCTCCTGAGAGAAGAGATGGAAAAGCTCAAACAAGACAACGACCA GCATGTCTCGGGGATGGATCTCGAGGGCATGGGTCGCGAAGATTTGCGCGAACTCGAACAACAACTAGACGAAGGGCTATTGTGCATTAAGGATAGGAAGGTTTGGCCTATAAATTCTACTATGGAGTTGAACAAAATGTTATAA